GTAATGCTCCGTCACGATGCGGTTGTCAAGCACCAGCACCTTGCCGGAATCCTCTTCGGAACGGATCAGACGACCGAGTCCCTGACGCAGTTCCATATAGGCCTCGGGAACAAAGAATTCCTTGAACGCGTTCTTGCCTTCGGCCTTCATCTTGTTCGCGACACCCGCCACCAGCGGATCCACCGGGTTCGGGAACGGGAGCTTCGGAATCACGAGCAACTTCAGCGCATCACCCGGGAAGTCTACGCCTTCCCACAGGCTCTGACAGCCGAGCAGGCAGGCGCCACGGGACTTGCGGAACATGGCCACCAGACCGTCCAGCGAACCGTCCACATGCTGGCAAAGGAGCAACTTGCCCTTTTCGGCGAACACCGGCGCAAGTGCCGCCTGCGCCTTCATCATCGCCGAAATGCTGGTAAACAGCACCATCGTGTTCTCCTCGACTTCAGGGAGAACCGCCATAAGGGTCTCGTTCACGGCATCGTTGTATTCCGGAGCCGAGGGCTTGGGCAGATATTTCGCGACAATGACCGAGCGGCGGGCATCCTTGTTTGCCGATTCGCTATAGACGCGCAGGAAGGGCGTCTTCTTGCCGTCCGGGAAATCCATTCCCATTTTCTGGACAAAGTAATCAAGGTCGCCCTGCACCGAGAGCGTCGCCGAGGTAAATGTAGCCGACTTGATCCACGGATAGAACTTTTCTTTCCACGGGGCAGACGCGTCGAGCGGACTGGCGTGCAGCTTGATGGTATGCGGATTGAAGGGATCTTCCATATAGAAGGCCCAATCGTCGCGGCCCGCCTTGACCACGAATTCGAAGTCCTGCAAGAAACGGGAAAGTTCCGTCATGCGGCCGCCCACATCGCTGAGCAGGCCCGACAGTTCCTTTTTGGAGGCCGCGAGAGCCGCACTGGCAGAAACCGAGGCGGAAAGGCTTTCGGCAAGCTTGATTGCATTCAGGCCCTGTTCCATGAACGTCGCAGGGTCGGCATCGTATTCGGCCATGATGCCGGAAGCGTAGGTAAAGCCGTTGCGGTTGTTCTTCTGCTTCGCAAGCTTCTTGCCAATTTTCATGAAGAAACGGTGCAGCGCCTTCTCGGTTTCGGTGAGCGATTCCGTAAGGTTCACGCAGCTTGCGTGCAGTTCGGTTTCTTCGGCGGGAATGCGCTTTTCGAGTTCAGCGACAAGGCCGTCGCGGTTTTCGACCTCGTGGCCCTTCGAAGGCACGAGCGTCTTGATGATGTTACGGAGCGCAAAGAAGGACACCGTGCGGCCGAACGCATTGCGGCTCACTTGCGGGAGTCGGTGCGCTTCGTCGAACACGATATGTTCGTACAGCGGAAGCAGTGCAAAATCGAGGCCCATGTCGGCAAGGAACAGGGAATGGTTCACCAGCACCAAGTTGGAATTCATCGCGCGGCGCTTGGCGGCAAGGGCCGGGCACTTGTTGTAATGCGGGCACTTTTCGCCGAGGCAGGACTTCGCGGAGCTGGACATCTTGGACCAGAGAACGCGATTGCGGCCCTGGCTGAACGAATTGCACTCGTTCACGTCGCCGGTTTCGGTCGCGTAGACCCACGGCACGATCGCCATAAAGGAATCGCGTTCGTCACTGAGCAGCAGGTTTTGCGGAGCCTTCACGATTTCTTCGAACTTGCGGAGACACAGGTAGTTTTCGCGGCCCTTCAGCACGGCCGCCTTCAGCTTGCCGTCGAACAGGCTTGCCACCAGCGGAATGTCCTTGCTCCAGAGCTGTTCCTGCAGCGCGCGGGTCGCCGTACTGATGACGACGCGTTCGCCCGACACCGCCTTGCATGCGGCAGAAACCAGATAGGCCAGCGACTTTCCCGAACCCGTCGGAGCTTCCAGAACGCAGAGGCCGCCCTTGTGCATGTTGCGTTCCACCACCGAGGCGTAATCCTGCTGGTTGTGGCGCACCTGGAAATTTTCAACCTTCGTCGAAAGGAGCCCACCCTCCTTAAAAAACTCGCTCACGCGGGGGGCGCGCTCCTTGACCGGCGCATTTTCAAGCGGGACATCCGGCAGCTTGAACTGCGGAAGCTCCGAGGCATTCTCCGATTCGCCCCATACAAGCGACCAGTCCGAACCCCTGGCAATTCTTGCGAGAACATCCACGAGCCACGGGTCCGAATTCGCAATCTTGTCAAGCGCCATCACAAAAAGGTGACCGCAGGCTTCGGCATCGGGGAGCGCACGGTGCGCACGGCTGCGTTCAATGCCCAGCTCCTGCACCAAGGTATCGAGGCGGTGGTTCGGCACATCCTGGTAAGCAATGCGCGAAACCGTCAGTGAATCCCACACCGGATGGTTCTCGAACGAGATTCCCACCTTCGCAAAAGTCTGCTTGAGGAACTTGGAATCGAACATCGCATTGTGCGCGACAATCGGCAGGTCGCCAATGAACGAATAAATCTTCTGCGCCACGGCCGCAAACGGTTCCGCATTCTCGAGGTCCGCGTTGCTAATTCCCGTAAGCGATTCGATAAAAGGACGCAGCGTCACCGAAGTCGGCTTGACCAAATAGTCAACGGATTCTCCCTGGACGCCATTCTCAAAACGCACCAGTGCCACTTCGATAATTTCGTCCTTCTCAAAATCGAGACCCGTCGTCTCCAAGTCAATCGCCACGAAAGATTTCATTTCCATTTCATTCCTCATTAAACTTTTTGCGGCATTACAGCAAAATCTACAGCGAAGGCACCGCCTTCGTCAATTCATCCAGAACGTTCTCGCCGTTTTTCACCTTGAGCGTATCGCTGATGGCACGCCAGGCGGAACCGTAACGCAGCGGCTCCACGGAGCCCGCATCGGGCAGGTCCTTGCCTTCTTCGGGGTAGTAGTAGTCCATCAGGTAGGCGCCTTCCACCAGGTCATCAAAGCTGAAACTGCCGTCGCCCTTGCAATGTTCCATATAATACTGATTCGTTTCTGCAGAAAGCAGGCGCACGATCGCCTTCGGGTTCGCCCCCGGAATCTTTCCGCGAAGTTTCGCGAACTTGAGCTTGCTCACCGTCTCGAATTTCTGCAGGCGTTGGTACTTAAGCACAATTACCGTGTCGCGTTTCCCGTTGCTGTCGGCGGCGGCAAGCGTCGTATCCATGTAACCCATCAGGAAAATCACCGAAATGTCGGTCTGCCAGGGCGCCGTCTTCTCGACCGCGAAACGCACCGGGTCCACCTGCTTCACCTGCACCTGCGTCGTATCCTTGTTGACCGCCACGAAGAAAGTCTGTTCCAGCGAATCTAGCTTCGGCTTGTTGAAATACACAATCAACGAATCGTCGGGGAACAGCGCCTTCGCCTTGGAATTGCTCCTTACGCCCGAAACCTTGGGCGGGAGCGTATCGGATTCCATCTTCTTCCATTCCCATTCGACCTCGTTGCGGAGCGTATCGAGCGGGCGGAACATCGAATCCTTCGCCGCATTGCAGGCGAACTTGTAAAGCACCTCTCCCTTGGGCGCGGGATCAAAGTAGAACTGCGGTCTGTTGGAACTCACGCTCCGGTAAACGAGCTTCGGATAGAGCACCTTGTTCTCGGGAGACGTCAAGTGGCAATTCGCGGTATCGGTAAACGCGGAATCAAAGTACACGCCACGCGTAAAGTTCGCCTCGAGCACATTCGCAAAGGGCTGCGTCACCGACTCAAGTTCCAGCTTGGTCGTATCCATGTCGGCCACGGCAAGCCACAGCGTATCGGTCGATTCGGCGGTGAGGTTCAGGTCGCCCGTCCAGAGGCCCACCTGTTCCGTCGAAAGTTCCACCTTCTGGTTACCGTTGCCGTCGACAAAGGCGACCACGCGGTAGCGCCCCGCCTTAAGGCCCGTGAGCGTAAAGTGTCCGGCGCTGTCGGCGCGCGTCACGTACAGCGGAGGTTCCTTCAACAGCAACGGTTCCTTGCTGATTTCCTTGGTGGTCGTGTCACGGTACTTTTCAAGATAATGCCTGGAGTTGCGTTCCTCGCCCAGCAAGAAAAGGCCGATACTCGGGTATTCCTTCTTGCGGGCCATCGCCTGGTTCACGAGCACGCGGCCAGTCACCGTCAGGGAATCGATAATCGCACCCGTCGAGAAAACCACCTGGAAAGGTTTCGCGAGCGCGTTCCCGTGCAAATCCTTGATACCGCCCGCAAACGTAACCGTGTAAGTCGTTCCCGTATCGAGCACGGCTCGCGACGAAAGTTCGAGCGTACTCCCGCTCACCTCGAAACGCAGCTTCTTGTCGATCGGCGGAGAAATCGAAACGGCGCTGCGCGGAATAGAGGCGTTGATCCACTCGTCGAATTCGAGCCTCACCAAAAGTTCGTTCGGATGGTTCGTCGTATTCGGTGCAGGATACACCGCCGCCACGCGCGGCGGGAGCTTGTCTTCGGGGCCACCGCCCGGAGCTACCTGTGTCGCACACGACGCAAGAAGCAACGCGGCAAGCGCCACACCGCAGAACCCTGCAAAAAACGCACCGTATTTCGAACCCAAGAACTTCATCAGTCGATCATGTGGATCATCTTGCCGAGGCGACCCCAGCGAATGCGGAACGGAAGGCGCCACCAGGTAAACGGATTCTTCAGGACGAACGCCTCGTCATCGTTTTCGAACGAGAAATAAATCACGAACGCCTTCGCACGGATGTTACGCAGCGATACAAATCCCCAGTAGCGGCTATCCGCGGAATTGTCGTGGTTGTCGCCCATCATAAAGAACTGCGGCGTCTTCACGACGTAGGTTTCGAGCGGCTTGCCACCCAGGAGCAGCCTGCGGCGGATTTCAAACTTCGACTTCGCCGGGGCATCAAGCGTATCGCCCGCGACCCCTTCCACCGTAGCGGCTCCGTCTTGCGGAGCATCCACTTCGACCATTTCTACAGTTCCCGCGCTATCTTCTTCGGCCTGGTTCAGCAAGGCGACATTCCCTTCGAGGTCACGCAAGAGCGACCCTTCGAACGCCATGTAGCTCACCGGGCGCATAAAGCCGCCCTGGATGTTCGGGTCAATCATCGGCAGGTAACCGATGCGCGAAAGTTCCTTGAAATACGCAAAGGACATCACGCCAGAAACCGTATCGCCCTGCGTCAAGCGCTGCTGCAGCACCATGCGGTTCCTGCGGAAAAGTTCATTCAGCGCAAGGCCACGGTCATTCTCTACCGGAATCCTGAAATTTTCGAAATCATAGTTATTGATCTCGACGCTGTCCTTCCACAGCGAAATTTCAAATTCCACCGATTCGTCCGGATTTTCCTGCGCCACCAGCGAACGCAGCCACCACAGCTTTTCGAGCGGCATATCCGCGACCGTAAACGTATCGCCCACCGACGGCACCACGAACGCATCGCGTTCATCGCGCGGAGAGAACGTACGCGCCGTCGCCGTGTACTTGCCGCGACCGGGCAAAGTATCTTGCAGCACGCCGTTAATGTAAAGGCGCCCCTTATGCACCGCCACCGTATCGCCACTCGTCGCCACGCAGCGCTTGATGTAGTCCTTCGGGCCATCGGCGTAATGAACCAGGTGCGGCTGGCCAGCCTTCGGTTCGTGATCCCAGTAGAGGTTACCGAACATGAGCGCATTGAACAGGTGCGTATAACGCGCCGGATTTCCGTCAGGATACTCGGGCTCGCCCGGGTAGCGGAAAATCACCACGTCGCCCTTGGCCGGGTACGCATAGCCGGGGAACTTCTGGTTGCTGAACGGAATCGGCGAACCGTAGGTAAACTTGAGACCCAGCAAGAAATCGCCCGTATGCAGCGTATCTTCCATCGAGCCGCTCGGAATCTGGAATGCCTGAATCACGTACTGGATGACAATCAAGGCGAGCGCCACCGGGACAATGATTTCCCGGAGCAGTCCCTTCAAGAACTTTTTCGCCGAAAACTTTTCTTCTTTATTTTCCATCGGGTATTCAACTATGAATTGCAATTAGAGATTGCGGATTTTCTTGACGAGCGAACGGCTTACCACCAGCTGGGTCGCCGCCTTGTCGCGGAGCACCATCACCATGCGGCCCGCATCGCCCTTGCGGCATTCGGCAATATAGTCGATCGCCACGATGTGCGAACGGTGCACGCGCGTAAAGTGCCTCGGGTCCAGTTTCTTTTCGAGTTCCACCAGCGGGGTATCGATCACGTACTGACCGTTCACGGTATAGACCGTCGTGTACTTCTCTTCGCTGTGGAAACGAATCACCTCGTCGATGTTCACGAACACGATACGGTCGCCCACCTTCACCTGCAGGCGCTGCAGGTAAAGCGCGCTCATGTCGACCAGGTTGCAAAGCTTTTCCCAGCTGAAACCGGGCGGCACCGTTGTATCGTCCACCTGCGGAATCATGCGGCGCAGTTTCTCGATGGCGGTCGCGAGACGTTCCGGATCCACGGGTTTCAGCAAATAGTCCACCGTATTCTCTTCGAACGCCTTGAGCGCAAAATTATCGTAAGCCGTCGTAAAGATGACCAGCGGCATGTCCTCGCCCTGCAAGGAATGCAGCACTTCGAACGCATCCATGTCGGGCATCTGGATATCGAGAAACACGACATCGGGAAGCATCTCGTGAATCATCTTGACCGCCTGCGCACCTGAGCCGGCCTCGCCCAAGATCTCTATCTCGGAAGAGAACGGTTCCAACAGTTGCATCATTCGCTTGCGGGCAAGCGGTTCATCATCAATCACTAGGGCAGTGCACTGCATCGCTACTCCTTCGAACTATCGGTCGCCACGGGCTTTTCCGCAGACGAATCAGGTTCCGCCGAATTCCTGGCAACAGGCTTGAGCGGAGCCTTGTAAATACGTATAAAATCGGCGTGCAGGCCATCCTTGTCTTCGTAGGGCACGCCGGCAGATGTCATGTAGCGCAAGTTACCGAACTTGATGCGCTTGAAATTCCAATGGAGCTGATTATCGGAAAGTGAAATCTTGATGGAGGAATCCGTCACCACGTATGTACCCCGGAGCGTATCCGTCACCATGGTGTCGCGCAGGGTCAGCTGGGTCGCAACAACAGAGCTGTCTTCGGAAAGGGTCATACGGACCATGCGGCTCGTACAGTCATCACACGGCAGGCGCCCCGAATAGAGCCCCGGCACATCCTTCGGAATTTCTACAGGCTGAAGGTCCGGCAACGGCTCCGACTTTTCTTCGGAACAGGCTACGAGCAGGGCTACGGCGCACAGCGAAAACAACAACTTTTTTCCACTCATGCGCCTAATTTAGAAAAAGGATTATGTTCTGGCTCTTGCGATTAGGAGATAGCCTCTAAAAACCTTCGGAATACACGGCCCTGAAACCCACCTTCTGGCTACGGTATTTCGGGTCCTCCTTGTCGCGCTCGGCAGATGCAAGCGCAGGCGCCTTGTCAGGCCAGCCACCGCCGCGAACCACCTTGTAGTCACCACTATTCGCCCCGGTATAGTTTTCCTGGGCGGTCGTCGGATAAGCCGCATACCAGTCATTCGTCCATTCGGCGACATTTCCGCCCATGTCGTAAAGGCCATACGCGTTGGGCAGATATCCAGCGACCTCCACGGGACCTTTACTTTGTGCGTAGTACGCATATTTCGAGGCTGTTTCTGTGCCCCAGTAATAGGTAGTTGTCGTTCCCGCGCGGGCCGCGACTTCCCATTCCATTTCCGTCGGCAAGCGGACCGCCTTCGCAGCGTAATTTACAGACAAATTAGTTAAAGAACCCTTTGTGTCAACCGATTCGTAAACATAGGCGGTATCGAGGCCTGCCATCTTGGAAAGCGCGTTACAGAAGAGAGCCGCATCGTACCAGCTCACATTGAAAACAGGATGGTTTTCCCCCAGCCATTCCTCAATTTCACCCATCACCTCGCGATAAAGGCCCTGCGTCACCTCCGTCTCGCCGATAGAAAACGCCGAGACCCGGTATTTCGCCGAACCTTTGGAAAACTCCATCGCCGGGACTTCGACCATATCCAGGTATTCGGAAAGGCGCTGCAGCGGCGATGCCGTCGAATCCTGGGTAGAATCCGCCTCGGCACCGGAACTAGAAGATTCAGCAACCTTGCTTTCGCTCGATTTCGTATACGAACCACCGCCGCCACCCTCGGGGGTAATGGGATCCGATTCCACGGCGCTCCCGTCAGCAGAGCACCCGAAAACAAAAGCCAACAGGCTTGTCGTCAACAAACAAAAAAATCGACGCTTCATTCTTCAACCTCTTCATCTTTTACACAACGAACTGCGTAATACTCTTTCTTAGATGCATTAATCAAATCTCTCACTTCAGATTCTAATACCACGCGATATCCATAATTATCAACAATTCCATATGCAAAATTTTCTTCCTCAGCAAGCCAAAAAACAGTTTCCTTTATTCGCAATTGTTCTTCACAAAACACATCATCACAAATCTCATTTTCTTCAAAAAAAACATCATCACAAGCCCAAAACATGTCTATAGAAGTTCGCGCAGGAATCAACTTACGATAATCACTGTATGTAGGAAGACGCCATCCTTCTGGACAAACTCCCCGAATATTTCCCTTACTATCGCATTTTACCCATTCATCTGCTGTTTCATAATAACCGCATCCCCTCGTTTTATCCGAAAAAATGGCTGCACTATCCATCATCGCGGACCATAGATAAAGTCGTCCATACTCGTCACATCCTGTTGACCAATTACCAAGGCACCGACTCGAAGAATCCAAGTCTGCGGTCGGTTGCAGATAAGCATAGTTCAAATTTTTTGCCATCCAAGTAACTTCACCACCTATAGTCACAGTTCTATATGTTTGCCCATCCCGTTCGTCAACCATTTCATCACAAACGATTGTAATTCTAGACGAGGAAGACGAGCTATATAAATAGCAGGCAGGTCCAGTACAACCTTGCGGCATCGAAGAAGAACTCCATTCCGTATCCTCACTGGATGAAGATTCCTCCGCCGACGAGGAGACTTGCAAACTTGAGGACGATTCCTCTAAAACAATTTCGGAACTTGAATAAGCAACAGGTTCGGGTGAATCCGAGGAATCAACGAACGGATTAATTTCTGGACTGCTGGAATATGAAACTCCACCGGGGCTAGGCTTAGCCTCGTTCACGGACTCGTTGCCGCACCCGGCAAGAAAAAGGAGTATAACAAGAAGCAGACCCTTCATTTCTTTCAGCCCTAAAGTACACCATTACTTCACCACGCCCACGCGGTAGAGTTTCTGCTTGGTCTTTCCACTTTCGAACTTTACCTTGAGCCGCGCGGTATAGACATCGGAACCGAGGTGTTTCAGGTCGAGATTTTCGAACTGGTTGCGACCCTGCTTCGCATCGTTCATCTTCGTCTTGAACACGCAAAGTCCCGTAATGTCGTAGAGTTCGAGCGTCGCATCCTTCGCCGCCGCGCCGATTTCAAAGCGGGCCTTGGCGACACCGCCGCGGACAGGGTTCGGGAACATGAAGAATTCCGTAATTTCGTCCTTCGCGACCTGCTTCTTTACGTCTCCGAGTTTCGAGGCGTCAAAGTAGCCGGTGCGTTCGTTGCCACCCGCCGGGAGCGTCCACGCCGCATTCGACGAAGCCGCATCGCTAGAAGCCTTGCGCAGGCGCAGTGCAGACAAATTGTCACGATGCAAAGCGTAGAGTTCAGGACCAGCCGACTTCTTGTCCGAAACGGCATTCGCCACAAAAATGCTCATGGGCTGGAGTTCCGCCACCGTTTCAACATCCTCGTAGCTGCCCATCGCCATCGGGAAACCATCCGTGACCGCCTTGCCCTTACCCGTGTAAGCGTACACAAGACCGTCGCTGCTCGGTACCAGAATTTCAGGGACGTCGTCGCCCGTCACGTCCACCAGAATCGGGTCGCTGAAGAATCCATAAATCGGAGCGCCGCGAGAAATCTTCACCGGGAACCCCGCAATCGGGAGCCCCGAGCGGTCGAGCGCATACACGAGGTTATCGCCCAGGAACACGACTTCAGGATAACCGTCACCGTTGACATCGCCCACCGCAATGCCGGAGGTTTCATCCTTCAGGCCGCTGGTGCCGCCGGCGCCGCGCTTGTAGGACTTGCTCCAATTCAGGGGGCCTTTGACGCTACCGACACTAGCCGCCGTCACCGTTCCGCGGCTACCCACCGCCACCATGTCAACCTTATTGTCGCGATCAAGATCGGCGCAGGCAATGCGGAAAATTTCATCGGCCTTGCCACTCAATTTCACCTCACGGTCCTGCACATAGGCGCTTCCCGAAGCGGTCACATAGGCGAACACATCCTTTCCATCCGCGGAACCGCAGTAGGCCAAATCATTGATGCCTTCGCGTTCCTCGAGAAGCTTCACCTTCCCGTCACTCACATTGAAAGAGGCCTGTCCCTTCGATGTCGCGAAGAAGACCGCACCGCCGTACACCACAGGCCCCGCCGTCGCGGAATCGATGTCAAGTTCCCGCTGCGTCGGGAGCCCTCCCGCAAAGCTCGTCTTCACGAGTTTTCTCCTGTGCAGGCTGTAAACGTCCTTGCCGTCGCTGGCTATGCCCACCAGCGTCCCGTTGCTTGCACCCACGCGATACAGCGGCACCTCGCGCTCGGTCGCATTGCGAGTCAGGGTCCTCTGCACGATCGCCGTATCCGCCGGGAACAGCGTATCTCCCATCGCATTGAACGCCTGCAGCGTTCCGTCTTCGGCACCCACCACGAGAATTTTTTCGCCTTCGTTTTCAGGGTCATCTACGAACACGGCGCCACGCACCGCCGAGGCAAGGCCCACATTGCGTGGGAACTTTCCGCCCTCAATACTCCCGTCGTCAATGCTAATGGTCACGCTGATCGTCTGTGCGCCAAAGTTCACGACGCTGTCACCCATGAAGGCGTTCGCAGTCTTTTCGATGCGGGCATCTTCAGGCACCTTCACGGCAATCTTGATTCCAGTGTAGCCACCCTGAGTCGTCATCGTGTTCGCATAGCCCGTCGCGCCTATCGTCTTGACCGTATCAAACTTCTGCTTGGAATCCTTTGCAGGCTTGCGCAGGTGCGGCAACAGGTCCGTCCCCGAACCGTAATCGTAGGTGTCTTCGCCGATTGCATTTTTGAAGGTTTTGCCGATACTCAAAATTCCATCGGCCTCGACCATCGCAATCCCGAACTGGTGATCGCGCAATGTATCGCCGCCCCAGAAATTCGCAATGCCGTATTCCAGGGTCTTACGCAAGTACCAGTCATTCACACGCCACACCACGATACCGCTCGCCGGCAACCCCGCGTCATAGCTGCTCACATCCAGAATAATCCCGCTCGCCTTCTTGGCGTTCTTTTTGCACTTACCCTTGACGCAGACGCTGTCCTCAAAAACCAGGTTCAGGCTGTCCACCGGCACCGTCTTGACAATCGTGTCGGAGCTTTCGTCATCGTCGCCAAGCGTCACGCTCACCAGGCCGTCCTTGTCCCAGCTGCGCTGACGGTTTTCAATCAGCAGGTATTCGCTTGCAGAAAGCGGCACCTTCACAATTTCGGTACCCTTGCCCGTTCCCGCCGCGGCAATTTCCACCGTCACGGGCTTGCCCGCCACGGGGCGTACTTCCTTCACCTGCGTCCAGCCCATGTAGGCGCGTTCCCACGCCGCCGGCAGCGAAGGCAAGAAACCGTTGCCCGCATTGTAGCCCGCAAAGTCCATCAGGTCGTAATAACCCAGGCGGCTGATACCCTTCACCACGTCGTAGGTGTTCGGGAGCCCGAGTTCATGCGCAATCTGGTTCACGATGTTTCCGTTCACGCCCCAGTTGAGTCCGTCCTGCGAGAAGGTCTCGCTCGTCACCATGATCGAACGCAACGTATCGATAGAGGCATCCTTCAGCACCAGGCCATTGACCACCGAAGAATCCTTGCTTACCTTGCGGACAGCCGTACCTTCGAGCGTATCGGGCAGATACCGCCAATCGTTGCGACTGACATAGAAATCCATGAAGTCACCCGGCGTATCGGCACCGCGCGTACCCATGCTGCCGCCATCCAGCAAGCGGCTCGCCCCCGCGTGGATAATCATGTAGACGCGTTTCGTATTCGGGTTTTTCGACAACGGTTCGCTGAACGGGGATTCGCCCGACTCATGCGCCGCCATCACGGCGTCGTAAACGAACTGCAGGTAATCGCGGCTACGGGCCTCGTCGAATTCGGCCGTCTTCTCGCCCTTCATCTTGCTCGTACGGTTATAGTCGATAATCTGCTTCTTCAGCGTGTAGGCGCTCGATGAGGTGGGGAAAATATGCGCATCAATCACCACATTGCCGTTACTCGCCTTGTTAAAGTAGGCGTTCGCAAAATCGAAATGCTTTTTCCAGTAGGGCACGCTGTTGCGACGCCCCGAAGGGTCCAGCTTGTAGTCGCCCTTCTTTCCCTTGTCGGAATCGAAAAGTCCCGTTCCGGTCGTGAGACTGTTGTCGTTAGGGTTTTCATCCGCAAACTGCACGCGGATCGCATACACCTGCAACGTATCCGCAGCAAGCGTCGGCACAAAAGAGAATAGCCCAAAAACCAATGCAAAGATCTTAGCATTTAACTTCATATCCACAATTTACAAAAGTAGGGAGCAGAAAGTAGAGCGTCGGCGCGACTTAGAATAGTCATTCCCCGACTTTCTTGAAGCTCCTGGGAATGTTCAGGCGCCAGGTCCCCGAGCTGAACGACTTGTTGCGGGCAATCTTCTTGATGCGTATTTCGAGGAATTTCGCACCGTCAAGTTCGAATACGATTCTGGACGGGGTTTCTACCCCCTCGAATGCCTTGAAATCATAGAAACGGATCGTCTCGGTCTTGCCGCCGACCCCCATACGCGAAAGCCATACGACGCGCGACTTTTCCGGGGCGCCCTCCACAGGCTCGCGGCCAAAAGTAAACTTGCGCCCTGTTTTTTCACGGGCATAGACAACCCCCTCGATGCGGGTCGAATCGTCGGGCGGAGCCACTTCCTCGAACCCTTCGGGGAGCAAGCGGCCGTCAAAAATGTCTGCCACCTGGTGGATATGCACCATCGGGAGCGCGTCGCTGTTCAGGAGCCCCACCATGTACCCTTCGC
The nucleotide sequence above comes from Fibrobacter sp. UWH4. Encoded proteins:
- a CDS encoding copper resistance protein NlpE N-terminal domain-containing protein, encoding MSGKKLLFSLCAVALLVACSEEKSEPLPDLQPVEIPKDVPGLYSGRLPCDDCTSRMVRMTLSEDSSVVATQLTLRDTMVTDTLRGTYVVTDSSIKISLSDNQLHWNFKRIKFGNLRYMTSAGVPYEDKDGLHADFIRIYKAPLKPVARNSAEPDSSAEKPVATDSSKE
- the lepB gene encoding signal peptidase I; translated protein: MENKEEKFSAKKFLKGLLREIIVPVALALIVIQYVIQAFQIPSGSMEDTLHTGDFLLGLKFTYGSPIPFSNQKFPGYAYPAKGDVVIFRYPGEPEYPDGNPARYTHLFNALMFGNLYWDHEPKAGQPHLVHYADGPKDYIKRCVATSGDTVAVHKGRLYINGVLQDTLPGRGKYTATARTFSPRDERDAFVVPSVGDTFTVADMPLEKLWWLRSLVAQENPDESVEFEISLWKDSVEINNYDFENFRIPVENDRGLALNELFRRNRMVLQQRLTQGDTVSGVMSFAYFKELSRIGYLPMIDPNIQGGFMRPVSYMAFEGSLLRDLEGNVALLNQAEEDSAGTVEMVEVDAPQDGAATVEGVAGDTLDAPAKSKFEIRRRLLLGGKPLETYVVKTPQFFMMGDNHDNSADSRYWGFVSLRNIRAKAFVIYFSFENDDEAFVLKNPFTWWRLPFRIRWGRLGKMIHMID
- a CDS encoding Ig-like domain-containing domain, with the protein product MKFLGSKYGAFFAGFCGVALAALLLASCATQVAPGGGPEDKLPPRVAAVYPAPNTTNHPNELLVRLEFDEWINASIPRSAVSISPPIDKKLRFEVSGSTLELSSRAVLDTGTTYTVTFAGGIKDLHGNALAKPFQVVFSTGAIIDSLTVTGRVLVNQAMARKKEYPSIGLFLLGEERNSRHYLEKYRDTTTKEISKEPLLLKEPPLYVTRADSAGHFTLTGLKAGRYRVVAFVDGNGNQKVELSTEQVGLWTGDLNLTAESTDTLWLAVADMDTTKLELESVTQPFANVLEANFTRGVYFDSAFTDTANCHLTSPENKVLYPKLVYRSVSSNRPQFYFDPAPKGEVLYKFACNAAKDSMFRPLDTLRNEVEWEWKKMESDTLPPKVSGVRSNSKAKALFPDDSLIVYFNKPKLDSLEQTFFVAVNKDTTQVQVKQVDPVRFAVEKTAPWQTDISVIFLMGYMDTTLAAADSNGKRDTVIVLKYQRLQKFETVSKLKFAKLRGKIPGANPKAIVRLLSAETNQYYMEHCKGDGSFSFDDLVEGAYLMDYYYPEEGKDLPDAGSVEPLRYGSAWRAISDTLKVKNGENVLDELTKAVPSL
- a CDS encoding helicase C-terminal domain-containing protein, which encodes MEMKSFVAIDLETTGLDFEKDEIIEVALVRFENGVQGESVDYLVKPTSVTLRPFIESLTGISNADLENAEPFAAVAQKIYSFIGDLPIVAHNAMFDSKFLKQTFAKVGISFENHPVWDSLTVSRIAYQDVPNHRLDTLVQELGIERSRAHRALPDAEACGHLFVMALDKIANSDPWLVDVLARIARGSDWSLVWGESENASELPQFKLPDVPLENAPVKERAPRVSEFFKEGGLLSTKVENFQVRHNQQDYASVVERNMHKGGLCVLEAPTGSGKSLAYLVSAACKAVSGERVVISTATRALQEQLWSKDIPLVASLFDGKLKAAVLKGRENYLCLRKFEEIVKAPQNLLLSDERDSFMAIVPWVYATETGDVNECNSFSQGRNRVLWSKMSSSAKSCLGEKCPHYNKCPALAAKRRAMNSNLVLVNHSLFLADMGLDFALLPLYEHIVFDEAHRLPQVSRNAFGRTVSFFALRNIIKTLVPSKGHEVENRDGLVAELEKRIPAEETELHASCVNLTESLTETEKALHRFFMKIGKKLAKQKNNRNGFTYASGIMAEYDADPATFMEQGLNAIKLAESLSASVSASAALAASKKELSGLLSDVGGRMTELSRFLQDFEFVVKAGRDDWAFYMEDPFNPHTIKLHASPLDASAPWKEKFYPWIKSATFTSATLSVQGDLDYFVQKMGMDFPDGKKTPFLRVYSESANKDARRSVIVAKYLPKPSAPEYNDAVNETLMAVLPEVEENTMVLFTSISAMMKAQAALAPVFAEKGKLLLCQHVDGSLDGLVAMFRKSRGACLLGCQSLWEGVDFPGDALKLLVIPKLPFPNPVDPLVAGVANKMKAEGKNAFKEFFVPEAYMELRQGLGRLIRSEEDSGKVLVLDNRIVTEHYGKSFMRIWNNKQTVVASIDEVKASLR
- a CDS encoding LytTR family DNA-binding domain-containing protein; translated protein: MQCTALVIDDEPLARKRMMQLLEPFSSEIEILGEAGSGAQAVKMIHEMLPDVVFLDIQMPDMDAFEVLHSLQGEDMPLVIFTTAYDNFALKAFEENTVDYLLKPVDPERLATAIEKLRRMIPQVDDTTVPPGFSWEKLCNLVDMSALYLQRLQVKVGDRIVFVNIDEVIRFHSEEKYTTVYTVNGQYVIDTPLVELEKKLDPRHFTRVHRSHIVAIDYIAECRKGDAGRMVMVLRDKAATQLVVSRSLVKKIRNL